The Nocardia arthritidis genome has a window encoding:
- a CDS encoding WXG100 family type VII secretion target, with translation MAGKVAVTPSQLRGAAGQMAAVRDKVDTILSDLESSLNSRGAAWGDDSYGATFAAGDNGYLVAHKNLAKGMGDVAKTLGSYADGQYKAAGLLEEQDKHHRFG, from the coding sequence ATGGCAGGCAAGGTCGCGGTAACCCCGTCCCAGCTGCGCGGTGCGGCGGGACAGATGGCCGCGGTGCGGGACAAGGTGGACACCATCCTGTCGGATCTGGAGTCATCGTTGAACTCGCGCGGCGCCGCATGGGGTGACGACAGCTACGGGGCGACCTTCGCGGCAGGTGACAACGGTTATCTCGTTGCGCACAAGAACCTGGCCAAGGGCATGGGTGACGTGGCGAAGACCCTGGGGTCATACGCCGACGGACAGTACAAGGCCGCGGGCCTACTCGAGGAACAGGACAAGCACCACCGCTTCGGATAG